Proteins encoded together in one Mus caroli chromosome 4, CAROLI_EIJ_v1.1, whole genome shotgun sequence window:
- the LOC110292328 gene encoding F-box only protein 44 isoform X2 codes for MAVGNINELPENILLELFIHIPARQLLLRCRPVCSLWRDLIDLVTLWKRKCLQEGFITEDWDQPVADWKIFYFLRSLQRNLLHNPCAEEGFEFWSLDVNGGDEWKVEDLSKDQRKEFPNDQVCSQARLRVQVPAVRPTPVVSPRTTGNLPAGPSDDSAEKRCQVEGGFTHILQLSARRPLHLVSARRRGHSLLGRLVRPESHKQQHHHRAPAALMPPEPQSSEP; via the exons ATGGCAGTAGGCAACATCAACGAGCTGCCAGAGAACATCCTTCTGGAATTGTTCATCCACATCCCGGCTCGCCAGCTGCTGCTGCGCTGCCGACCCGTCTGCAGCCTCTGGAGAGACCTCATTGACCTGGTTACACTCTGGAAGCGCAAGTGCCTTCAAGAGGGCTTCATCACCGAGGACTGGGACCAGCCTGTGGCAGACTGGAAGATCTTCTACTTCCTGCGCAGCCTCCAGAGGAACCTCCTTCACAACCCTTGTGCTGAAG AGGGATTTGAGTTCTGGAGCCTGGATGTGAACGGAGGCGATGAATGGAAGGTGGAGGATCTCTCCAAGGACCAGCGAAAGGAATTCCCCAATGACCAG GTTTGCAGCCAGGCCAGACTGCGGGTCCAAGTACCAGCTGTGCGTCCAACTCCTGTCGTCAGCCCACGCACCACTGGGAACCTTCCAGCCGGACCCAGTGATGATTCAGCAGAAAAGCGATGCCAAGTGGAGGGAG GTTTCACACACATTCTCCAACTATCCGCCCGGCGTCCGCTACATCTGGTTTCAGCACGGAGGCGTGGACACTCACTACTGGGCCGGCTGGTACGGCCCGAGAGTCACAAACAGCAGCATCACCATCGGGCCCCCGCTGCCCTGATGCCTCCTGAGCCCCAGTCCTCAGAGCCCTAA
- the LOC110292328 gene encoding F-box only protein 44 isoform X4 has translation MAVGNINELPENILLELFIHIPARQLLLRCRPVCSLWRDLIDLVTLWKRKCLQEGFITEDWDQPVADWKIFYFLRSLQRNLLHNPCAEEGFEFWSLDVNGGDEWKVEDLSKDQRKEFPNDQVKKYFVTSYYTCLKSQVVDLKAEGYWEELMDTTRPDIEVKDWFAARPDCGSKYQLCVQLLSSAHAPLGTFQPDPVMIQQKSDAKWREGLM, from the exons ATGGCAGTAGGCAACATCAACGAGCTGCCAGAGAACATCCTTCTGGAATTGTTCATCCACATCCCGGCTCGCCAGCTGCTGCTGCGCTGCCGACCCGTCTGCAGCCTCTGGAGAGACCTCATTGACCTGGTTACACTCTGGAAGCGCAAGTGCCTTCAAGAGGGCTTCATCACCGAGGACTGGGACCAGCCTGTGGCAGACTGGAAGATCTTCTACTTCCTGCGCAGCCTCCAGAGGAACCTCCTTCACAACCCTTGTGCTGAAG AGGGATTTGAGTTCTGGAGCCTGGATGTGAACGGAGGCGATGAATGGAAGGTGGAGGATCTCTCCAAGGACCAGCGAAAGGAATTCCCCAATGACCAGGTCAAGAAATACTTCGTGACTTCCTATTA cacctgCCTCAAGTCCCAGGTGGTGGACCTCAAGGCTGAAGGGTATTGGGAGGAGCTGATGGACACTACCCGGCCGGACATCGAGGTCAAGGACTG GTTTGCAGCCAGGCCAGACTGCGGGTCCAAGTACCAGCTGTGCGTCCAACTCCTGTCGTCAGCCCACGCACCACTGGGAACCTTCCAGCCGGACCCAGTGATGATTCAGCAGAAAAGCGATGCCAAGTGGAGGGAG ggtcttatgtag
- the LOC110292328 gene encoding F-box only protein 44 isoform X3, translating to MAVGNINELPENILLELFIHIPARQLLLRCRPVCSLWRDLIDLVTLWKRKCLQEGFITEDWDQPVADWKIFYFLRSLQRNLLHNPCAEEGFEFWSLDVNGGDEWKVEDLSKDQRKEFPNDQVKKYFVTSYYTCLKSQVVDLKAEGYWEELMDTTRPDIEVKDWFAARPDCGSKYQLCVQLLSSAHAPLGTFQPDPVMIQQKSDAKWREGPSKVLCSQG from the exons ATGGCAGTAGGCAACATCAACGAGCTGCCAGAGAACATCCTTCTGGAATTGTTCATCCACATCCCGGCTCGCCAGCTGCTGCTGCGCTGCCGACCCGTCTGCAGCCTCTGGAGAGACCTCATTGACCTGGTTACACTCTGGAAGCGCAAGTGCCTTCAAGAGGGCTTCATCACCGAGGACTGGGACCAGCCTGTGGCAGACTGGAAGATCTTCTACTTCCTGCGCAGCCTCCAGAGGAACCTCCTTCACAACCCTTGTGCTGAAG AGGGATTTGAGTTCTGGAGCCTGGATGTGAACGGAGGCGATGAATGGAAGGTGGAGGATCTCTCCAAGGACCAGCGAAAGGAATTCCCCAATGACCAGGTCAAGAAATACTTCGTGACTTCCTATTA cacctgCCTCAAGTCCCAGGTGGTGGACCTCAAGGCTGAAGGGTATTGGGAGGAGCTGATGGACACTACCCGGCCGGACATCGAGGTCAAGGACTG GTTTGCAGCCAGGCCAGACTGCGGGTCCAAGTACCAGCTGTGCGTCCAACTCCTGTCGTCAGCCCACGCACCACTGGGAACCTTCCAGCCGGACCCAGTGATGATTCAGCAGAAAAGCGATGCCAAGTGGAGGGAG GGTCCCTCTAAGGTCCTATGTAgccagggatga
- the LOC110292328 gene encoding F-box only protein 44 isoform X1 — translation MAVGNINELPENILLELFIHIPARQLLLRCRPVCSLWRDLIDLVTLWKRKCLQEGFITEDWDQPVADWKIFYFLRSLQRNLLHNPCAEEGFEFWSLDVNGGDEWKVEDLSKDQRKEFPNDQVKKYFVTSYYTCLKSQVVDLKAEGYWEELMDTTRPDIEVKDWFAARPDCGSKYQLCVQLLSSAHAPLGTFQPDPVMIQQKSDAKWREVSHTFSNYPPGVRYIWFQHGGVDTHYWAGWYGPRVTNSSITIGPPLP, via the exons ATGGCAGTAGGCAACATCAACGAGCTGCCAGAGAACATCCTTCTGGAATTGTTCATCCACATCCCGGCTCGCCAGCTGCTGCTGCGCTGCCGACCCGTCTGCAGCCTCTGGAGAGACCTCATTGACCTGGTTACACTCTGGAAGCGCAAGTGCCTTCAAGAGGGCTTCATCACCGAGGACTGGGACCAGCCTGTGGCAGACTGGAAGATCTTCTACTTCCTGCGCAGCCTCCAGAGGAACCTCCTTCACAACCCTTGTGCTGAAG AGGGATTTGAGTTCTGGAGCCTGGATGTGAACGGAGGCGATGAATGGAAGGTGGAGGATCTCTCCAAGGACCAGCGAAAGGAATTCCCCAATGACCAGGTCAAGAAATACTTCGTGACTTCCTATTA cacctgCCTCAAGTCCCAGGTGGTGGACCTCAAGGCTGAAGGGTATTGGGAGGAGCTGATGGACACTACCCGGCCGGACATCGAGGTCAAGGACTG GTTTGCAGCCAGGCCAGACTGCGGGTCCAAGTACCAGCTGTGCGTCCAACTCCTGTCGTCAGCCCACGCACCACTGGGAACCTTCCAGCCGGACCCAGTGATGATTCAGCAGAAAAGCGATGCCAAGTGGAGGGAG GTTTCACACACATTCTCCAACTATCCGCCCGGCGTCCGCTACATCTGGTTTCAGCACGGAGGCGTGGACACTCACTACTGGGCCGGCTGGTACGGCCCGAGAGTCACAAACAGCAGCATCACCATCGGGCCCCCGCTGCCCTGA